The following are from one region of the Paenibacillus sp. JZ16 genome:
- a CDS encoding helix-turn-helix domain-containing protein: MLKLLAADGIDSEIQAHCRLIASVGDTIGMHTHDFFELFLILKGSVVHVINGKRQLLQENTLVFIRDRDVHYYEQTTDSDCQFINLSFNREVLDDLIAFLGEGFPSERLLDPAMPPSTVLSKMEKEYVRYRLDQLSLIPQEKKLAVKAEVRAILTDLFSRYIKAEADPIDLTGQPEWFKALCRDAKEKEHFTRGTAALVELSGKSHAYVCRMFRKHLGMSPTQYINELRMSYAENLLLNTDMEIVDISLEIGLDNVSYFYDLFKRRHNLTPYRYRQFGAIQR, from the coding sequence ATGTTGAAGCTTCTAGCGGCAGACGGCATTGATTCTGAAATTCAGGCTCACTGTCGACTGATCGCTTCGGTGGGCGATACGATAGGCATGCATACGCACGACTTCTTTGAATTGTTTCTTATCCTGAAGGGAAGCGTTGTGCATGTCATTAATGGCAAAAGGCAGCTGCTGCAGGAAAATACACTCGTGTTCATACGGGACCGGGACGTTCATTACTATGAGCAGACGACGGATAGCGATTGCCAATTCATCAATCTGTCGTTCAATCGAGAGGTCCTGGACGACCTGATTGCTTTCTTGGGAGAAGGGTTCCCAAGCGAAAGACTGCTTGATCCGGCTATGCCGCCGTCGACCGTGCTGTCCAAAATGGAGAAGGAATACGTGCGGTACCGGCTGGACCAGCTCAGTCTGATCCCGCAGGAGAAGAAGCTGGCCGTCAAAGCGGAGGTAAGAGCCATCTTGACCGACCTGTTCTCCAGGTACATCAAGGCCGAAGCGGATCCAATAGATCTTACCGGACAGCCGGAATGGTTTAAGGCTCTGTGCAGAGATGCGAAAGAGAAAGAGCACTTCACACGGGGAACGGCTGCGCTTGTTGAGCTGTCGGGCAAATCGCATGCCTACGTATGCAGAATGTTTAGGAAGCATCTCGGGATGTCCCCGACCCAATACATTAATGAATTGAGAATGTCCTATGCCGAGAATTTGCTGCTGAACACGGATATGGAAATCGTGGACATCAGTCTTGAGATCGGACTTGACAACGTCAGCTACTTCTACGACTTATTCAAGCGGAGGCATAATTTAACGCCGTATCGGTATCGCCAATTCGGAGCTATTCAGAGATAG
- a CDS encoding ABC transporter substrate-binding protein, whose translation MNKLAKKLVLGLSLLMVFSGCSNNSKNTDTHEENQEVMRFSVTLPANGVDNPNSLVGKEWHKRMEAYMGKKVEIEYNYIPSSEYDEKVKLMIASDDLTDFFVTPLFYDTTEMAEQGQLLELGQYKDLMPNYMNYIGKVKNGMKRVTDADGNMFTFKETSTPRFPEDRGMLIQNTSAYRYDVFEANNIKIPETLDEFYGAAKKLKELYPDKYPVATKWNSLRSLFSANHIRDEIFWDGEKYVYGVLEEGYKDALQFANKLYAEKLLDPEYTIDTDDTLKRKALNGDNLMWLTQWFTTPAEYTRTAGDGKIFAVSLYPDNPKYGKAWQEVVNGNTPDLGWGAYGISSKVKNPEELIKFIDYQYSDEMIQLITWGIEGTTYTIGEEGVPTFVDSLKTAKDPWLEGDKYGMRASRNHNPGLQMVSDARAFVDFAATDYTVFNGKYEEVPIEKAQFLTSLPMPENDYVPSWLSEPSIQLTGDESQRISEIMNPIKTFVTEEQAKFVAGKNSFDHWQAFIDKVQKMGNIDEALKIYNDAAQRALAN comes from the coding sequence ATGAACAAATTGGCAAAGAAGCTTGTCCTCGGATTGTCCCTACTGATGGTTTTTTCCGGATGTTCGAATAATTCCAAAAATACGGATACCCATGAAGAGAATCAAGAAGTCATGCGCTTTTCGGTCACGCTGCCTGCGAACGGTGTGGATAATCCGAACAGTCTGGTAGGCAAGGAATGGCATAAACGCATGGAAGCTTATATGGGCAAGAAGGTGGAAATTGAATATAACTATATTCCGTCTTCCGAATATGACGAGAAGGTCAAACTTATGATCGCAAGCGACGATCTGACAGATTTCTTCGTGACGCCTTTATTCTATGATACGACCGAAATGGCCGAACAAGGCCAGCTTCTCGAGTTAGGCCAGTATAAAGATTTGATGCCGAACTATATGAACTACATTGGCAAGGTAAAAAACGGGATGAAGCGGGTTACGGATGCCGACGGCAACATGTTCACCTTTAAAGAAACCTCCACGCCTAGATTCCCCGAGGATCGCGGCATGCTCATCCAGAATACGTCTGCCTACCGCTATGACGTGTTCGAGGCCAATAACATCAAAATTCCGGAAACACTCGATGAATTTTATGGGGCTGCCAAAAAACTTAAAGAGCTATACCCCGACAAATATCCCGTTGCGACAAAGTGGAACAGCTTGAGATCGTTGTTCTCCGCGAACCATATCCGGGATGAAATTTTCTGGGACGGCGAGAAATACGTATACGGGGTTCTGGAAGAAGGGTATAAAGATGCGCTGCAGTTTGCGAATAAGCTCTACGCGGAGAAGCTGTTAGATCCGGAGTACACGATTGATACAGACGATACGTTGAAAAGAAAAGCGTTGAACGGCGACAATCTCATGTGGCTGACGCAGTGGTTTACGACGCCAGCCGAGTATACGAGAACAGCGGGCGACGGCAAGATATTCGCAGTTTCGCTGTATCCCGACAATCCGAAGTACGGAAAGGCCTGGCAGGAGGTTGTAAACGGCAATACGCCTGACTTGGGCTGGGGAGCCTACGGCATAAGCTCAAAAGTGAAAAACCCTGAAGAATTGATCAAATTCATCGATTATCAGTATTCGGATGAGATGATCCAGCTCATCACTTGGGGAATTGAGGGCACGACCTATACGATCGGAGAAGAGGGTGTTCCGACCTTTGTCGACTCGCTGAAAACGGCCAAGGATCCATGGTTGGAGGGCGATAAATACGGCATGCGCGCAAGTCGGAACCATAACCCTGGATTGCAGATGGTGAGCGATGCAAGAGCGTTCGTCGATTTTGCCGCGACAGACTATACGGTATTTAACGGCAAATACGAAGAGGTGCCGATTGAGAAAGCGCAATTCCTGACGAGTCTGCCCATGCCCGAGAACGACTATGTTCCTTCTTGGTTGAGCGAGCCGTCGATTCAACTCACGGGAGATGAAAGCCAGCGGATCTCGGAGATCATGAACCCGATTAAGACGTTCGTTACGGAAGAACAGGCCAAATTCGTAGCAGGCAAGAACAGCTTCGATCATTGGCAGGCATTTATCGATAAGGTCCAAAAAATGGGGAACATTGATGAAGCGCTGAAAATTTATAATGACGCTGCACAAAGAGCTCTAGCCAACTAA
- a CDS encoding carbohydrate ABC transporter permease, with the protein MKKASLGSRAFDVFNVVIMLFILIVVLYPILNIIATSLSGTRYISSGSVTIWPKGFNLEAYTTVFQDPYIFKGYLNSIIYATGSTGIMLLFTALMAYPLTIPGFAGKKFLTLFLMITMFFGGGLIPTYLLMRGLNLLDTVWVMILPGAISAYNVFLFRTFFLNIPSELKDSAYIDGASDLVVLFKIILPLSKALFATFALFGLVGSWNSWFEALIYLRDQDKYPLQMVLRNYLFTLDTTAIQGRVGGGSVAINAPGEMLDPKAVRMSVIIITMFPIMCIYPIFQKHFTKGIFVGSIKG; encoded by the coding sequence TTGAAAAAGGCTAGCTTGGGTTCCAGAGCTTTCGATGTATTCAATGTTGTTATCATGCTATTCATCCTGATTGTCGTGCTGTATCCGATTCTGAACATTATCGCGACATCGCTAAGCGGCACGCGTTACATCTCTTCCGGGAGCGTAACCATTTGGCCCAAGGGATTTAATCTGGAAGCGTACACGACGGTATTTCAGGATCCGTACATTTTTAAAGGGTATCTAAACTCGATCATTTATGCGACCGGCTCTACGGGCATCATGCTGCTGTTTACGGCATTGATGGCTTATCCACTCACGATCCCGGGATTTGCGGGCAAGAAATTTCTTACCCTTTTCCTCATGATTACGATGTTTTTCGGCGGCGGTTTAATCCCGACCTATCTGCTTATGCGCGGTCTGAACCTGTTGGATACGGTCTGGGTCATGATTCTCCCCGGCGCGATCAGTGCTTATAATGTGTTTCTATTTCGGACCTTCTTTCTGAATATTCCTTCTGAACTGAAAGACTCCGCCTATATCGATGGAGCGAGTGATTTGGTGGTTCTTTTCAAGATCATACTGCCGTTGTCGAAAGCGCTTTTTGCAACCTTTGCTCTATTCGGTCTGGTTGGAAGCTGGAACAGTTGGTTCGAGGCTTTGATTTATCTGCGAGATCAGGATAAGTATCCGTTACAGATGGTGCTCCGAAACTACCTGTTTACCTTGGATACGACTGCGATTCAAGGACGAGTAGGCGGCGGATCCGTTGCCATCAATGCCCCGGGGGAAATGCTTGATCCGAAGGCGGTACGAATGAGCGTCATTATTATTACCATGTTTCCGATCATGTGTATTTACCCGATCTTCCAGAAGCATTTCACCAAAGGGATATTCGTCGGCTCCATCAAAGGCTAA
- a CDS encoding alpha-mannosidase, which translates to MEQLFIHEMDGRPFERIAPGQRWGEKWGYGWFRSMIVVPQEAEGKRLVALLDFGSEATVYINGIVSGAKDLNHHYVTLTRSAQAGERFEIVAEAYAGQTDSQPMFGESQLCIFEEEVYQFFIDMECLYDLRNHLDAKSLRVAEIDRCLTQVFATIDLTLRQELLEENVKQCRQMMEPFLACMNGSTAPTLYLMGQSHLDVAWLWPIAETKRKIARTMSNQLALMDEYPEYTYTQSQPYLFQVVKTLYPELYGRIKQAVKEGRIIPEGSMWVEPDTNLPSGESLIRQALHGKRFFKDEFGVDNEMLWLPDVFGYSGNLPQIMKGCGIHYFASTKLFGTYDNVADPFPHNTFLWEGIDGSQILTHLMNYGEYYPIRINPSFLIHQWSDRVQLEGISTRLTQFGHGDGGGGSNRDDLEFMRRLGNLEGVPKTKHGSPIEFFEDQIEKGIPDVKYVGELYYPAHRGTYTTQAIIKKLNRKAEIGFREAELWGAAAELLVNRNYPHEDLDRLWKTLLLHQFHDILPGSSIHRVHEEAQLELMALNENVYDMASDTRNALTDDDASRVTVFNSLSWSRKELVALPAGVHGIADGNGAVMPVQLYEGVRYAEVEAPSMGWSTYKAEAEASDAPAASAVLATESSLENEWIALELNEQGELTRIFDKETGTEWAADRCNVMRMYRDQNSDFDAWEIDRRYRLAPVELNTSAKVSVTANGPLFANIRVERELNQSTLVQDIRLRAGSRRVEFHTTIHWREKNKLLKVDFPVRVHANESLQEIQFGYVKRPNHASRPHDADRYEVVQHKWSALAEANRGFALLNDCKYGISVNDNTLSLTLLRAPTWPDETSDQGTHHFTYGFTFWNGAFLGSPVVREAYEMNYPISLVSGGGREEQSLLFVDQANVIAETVKLAEDESGDWIVRLYESKGASVACGLHFGLSVAMVYEANMLEERMAELPHEGGNVLLQFGPFEVKTIRLQRSGRNKG; encoded by the coding sequence ATGGAACAACTATTCATCCATGAAATGGATGGGCGGCCGTTTGAGCGCATCGCCCCGGGTCAACGGTGGGGGGAAAAGTGGGGATACGGCTGGTTCCGCTCGATGATCGTCGTTCCTCAGGAGGCTGAAGGCAAACGTCTTGTGGCCTTGCTTGATTTTGGATCCGAAGCGACCGTATATATTAACGGCATTGTGAGCGGCGCAAAGGACCTTAACCATCATTACGTAACGTTAACCCGTTCGGCGCAAGCCGGCGAGCGATTCGAAATTGTCGCGGAAGCGTACGCCGGCCAAACGGATTCTCAGCCGATGTTCGGAGAGTCGCAGCTCTGCATTTTTGAAGAGGAAGTCTACCAATTTTTCATCGATATGGAATGTTTGTACGATCTTCGCAATCATCTCGATGCCAAATCCCTTCGCGTTGCGGAGATTGATCGTTGTTTGACTCAGGTGTTTGCCACGATCGACCTGACCCTGCGTCAGGAATTGTTGGAAGAGAACGTAAAGCAGTGTCGGCAGATGATGGAGCCGTTCTTGGCCTGCATGAACGGTTCAACGGCGCCGACCCTGTACCTTATGGGACAGTCCCACCTGGATGTCGCCTGGCTGTGGCCGATCGCGGAAACGAAGCGGAAAATTGCGCGGACCATGTCCAATCAGTTGGCGCTCATGGACGAATATCCGGAATACACTTACACCCAAAGCCAGCCGTATTTGTTCCAGGTGGTCAAGACGCTGTATCCGGAGTTGTATGGGCGCATTAAACAGGCGGTAAAGGAAGGGAGAATCATACCCGAAGGATCCATGTGGGTGGAGCCCGATACGAATTTACCCAGCGGCGAGAGTCTGATCCGCCAGGCGCTGCACGGCAAGCGGTTCTTCAAGGACGAATTCGGCGTGGACAACGAGATGCTGTGGCTGCCTGACGTATTCGGTTATTCCGGCAACCTGCCGCAAATCATGAAGGGCTGCGGGATCCATTATTTCGCGTCTACAAAATTGTTCGGTACTTATGATAATGTAGCGGACCCGTTCCCGCATAATACGTTCCTGTGGGAAGGGATCGACGGTTCGCAAATTTTGACGCATCTGATGAACTACGGCGAGTACTACCCGATTCGGATCAATCCGTCGTTCTTGATCCATCAGTGGAGCGATCGCGTCCAGCTTGAGGGGATTTCTACGCGACTCACGCAGTTCGGACACGGCGACGGAGGCGGCGGCTCCAATCGGGATGATCTCGAATTTATGCGCAGGCTCGGTAATTTGGAGGGCGTTCCCAAGACGAAGCATGGCTCGCCGATCGAATTTTTTGAGGATCAGATCGAAAAAGGCATCCCTGATGTCAAATACGTAGGAGAGCTCTATTATCCCGCCCACCGCGGGACGTACACGACGCAAGCGATCATCAAAAAGCTGAACCGGAAGGCGGAAATCGGTTTCCGCGAGGCGGAGCTTTGGGGAGCTGCCGCGGAGCTGCTGGTTAATCGGAACTACCCTCACGAGGACCTGGACCGGCTATGGAAGACCCTGCTGTTGCACCAATTTCACGATATTCTGCCGGGCTCCTCCATCCATCGTGTCCATGAAGAGGCGCAGCTTGAGCTGATGGCATTGAATGAGAACGTGTACGACATGGCATCGGATACAAGGAATGCGCTCACGGACGATGATGCCTCCCGGGTTACCGTCTTTAACTCGCTATCCTGGTCGAGAAAGGAATTGGTCGCGTTGCCAGCCGGCGTTCATGGGATTGCGGACGGGAACGGAGCGGTTATGCCGGTGCAATTGTACGAAGGCGTTCGTTATGCCGAGGTAGAGGCGCCTTCCATGGGCTGGTCGACGTACAAGGCTGAAGCGGAAGCGTCGGATGCTCCAGCAGCATCGGCGGTCCTTGCAACGGAATCGAGTCTGGAGAACGAATGGATTGCACTCGAATTGAACGAACAGGGCGAGCTTACTCGTATTTTTGACAAGGAGACCGGCACGGAATGGGCGGCGGATCGCTGCAACGTCATGCGAATGTATCGGGATCAAAATTCGGATTTCGATGCGTGGGAGATCGATCGGCGCTACCGCTTGGCACCCGTCGAGCTGAATACGAGCGCCAAGGTATCCGTTACCGCAAACGGCCCGCTCTTCGCGAATATTCGGGTTGAGCGCGAACTGAACCAATCGACCCTGGTCCAGGATATCCGGCTTCGTGCCGGCAGCCGCCGGGTGGAATTTCATACGACGATTCACTGGCGCGAGAAGAACAAGCTGCTAAAAGTCGATTTCCCTGTTCGCGTTCATGCGAACGAGTCGCTGCAGGAAATTCAGTTCGGTTACGTCAAGCGGCCGAATCATGCTTCGCGTCCGCATGATGCGGATCGATACGAAGTTGTTCAGCATAAGTGGTCGGCGCTTGCAGAAGCGAATCGCGGCTTTGCGCTGCTGAACGACTGCAAATACGGGATCTCCGTCAACGACAATACTCTGAGCCTAACGCTGCTTCGGGCTCCGACGTGGCCGGATGAGACGTCCGATCAGGGGACGCATCATTTTACATATGGATTTACTTTCTGGAACGGAGCGTTCCTGGGCAGTCCTGTCGTACGGGAAGCCTATGAGATGAACTATCCTATCAGCCTCGTGTCTGGAGGAGGCCGGGAGGAGCAATCGTTGCTCTTTGTCGATCAAGCCAATGTGATCGCGGAGACGGTCAAGCTTGCCGAAGACGAATCGGGCGATTGGATCGTGCGTCTGTACGAGAGCAAGGGAGCCTCCGTAGCGTGCGGGCTTCACTTCGGCCTGTCCGTTGCGATGGTTTATGAGGCAAATATGCTGGAGGAGAGAATGGCGGAATTGCCGCACGAGGGCGGAAATGTATTGCTACAATTCGGTCCGTTCGAGGTGAAGACGATTCGGCTCCAACGGAGTGGGAGGAATAAAGGATGA
- a CDS encoding ABC transporter permease yields MKTTNNRLVARIVKHRYLYLMVLPGFLTLLIFHYFPMYGILIAFKDFNASKGIWGSEWVGVKYFTSFFNDPMAFRVLKNTLLLGLYTLFWSFPAPIILALLFNELKNKGFKKLVQTVSYFPHFISVVIVAGMLKEFTARDGLFNHIVGFFGGDPIMFLLEPDYFRTIFISSGIWQGVGFGTIIYLAALSGIDPTLYDVAEVDGAGRWKKVLHITWPSLKPTTIILLIFAVGGILGSDFQKIILLYSPETYEVADVIGSYVYRQGILGAQYEYTTAIGLFMSVISFTILYLTNWLSRKVSDTSLF; encoded by the coding sequence TTGAAAACAACCAATAACAGGCTGGTGGCCAGAATCGTCAAGCACCGCTATCTCTACCTTATGGTGCTTCCCGGCTTTCTGACGCTGTTAATCTTTCACTATTTTCCGATGTACGGAATATTAATCGCTTTCAAAGATTTCAACGCATCCAAGGGGATTTGGGGAAGTGAGTGGGTAGGGGTAAAGTACTTCACTTCTTTTTTTAACGATCCGATGGCGTTCAGGGTATTAAAGAATACTTTGCTTCTCGGTTTGTATACTTTATTTTGGTCATTTCCGGCACCGATTATATTAGCACTGTTGTTTAATGAATTGAAAAACAAGGGCTTTAAGAAGCTTGTGCAGACGGTTTCTTATTTCCCGCATTTTATATCGGTCGTCATTGTTGCGGGGATGCTTAAGGAATTTACGGCGAGAGACGGTTTGTTTAACCATATTGTCGGCTTCTTCGGCGGAGACCCGATCATGTTTCTTCTCGAGCCTGACTATTTCCGGACCATCTTCATCTCTTCCGGCATATGGCAGGGCGTCGGGTTCGGCACGATCATCTACCTTGCTGCATTAAGCGGAATAGATCCTACGCTGTATGACGTAGCCGAGGTAGACGGCGCAGGCCGATGGAAGAAGGTTTTGCACATTACATGGCCGTCACTCAAACCGACCACCATAATTTTGCTGATTTTCGCCGTGGGGGGAATCCTCGGAAGCGATTTCCAGAAGATTATTCTGCTTTATTCGCCTGAGACTTACGAAGTAGCGGATGTCATCGGATCCTATGTTTATCGGCAAGGTATACTGGGCGCGCAATACGAGTACACGACGGCCATCGGATTATTCATGTCGGTTATTTCCTTTACGATCCTTTACTTGACCAATTGGTTAAGCCGGAAAGTATCAGATACGAGTTTGTTCTAG
- a CDS encoding substrate-binding domain-containing protein — protein MSKKDVALPKYQMVKDYVLSQIENQEFTKDDRIPSESEFSKLLDVSSITVRKALSELVNEGVIYRVRGKGSFVANQSAVSEKTSNLVAFVISGVDLYDSSYMQIMRGIQSFLGKHGCKLIIEFVENDFEQERELVLELIQTELRGILIYSSNPEAAKGYLGEIRKKAIPFVMLDRSPSGYPVNVVTCNNHDGAYEAVEYLIKQGHRRIGFAAYDYHLSPEVDRYNGYCNAMSNASLPIPESLLFLDKELDYAALARLIQIGELTALFCANDKRALEVIEQLTALDIRIPEQVSLMGFDDFESSKFAKIALSTVKQYFDVLGYESAKLLFEITEGSSYGNKKVMLPTSLVIRDTIKPVQG, from the coding sequence TTGAGCAAGAAGGACGTGGCTCTGCCAAAGTACCAGATGGTGAAAGACTATGTCTTATCCCAGATCGAGAATCAGGAATTTACAAAGGACGACCGGATTCCTAGCGAGTCGGAATTTTCCAAGCTGCTGGATGTCAGCTCTATCACTGTCCGTAAAGCGCTGTCGGAGCTAGTGAACGAGGGCGTGATCTACCGCGTCAGAGGTAAGGGAAGCTTTGTAGCCAACCAATCAGCCGTCTCGGAAAAGACCTCAAATCTGGTGGCCTTCGTCATTTCCGGCGTCGACCTTTACGATAGTTCGTATATGCAGATCATGAGGGGCATACAGTCCTTTCTGGGCAAGCATGGTTGCAAGCTGATCATCGAATTCGTGGAGAACGACTTCGAACAGGAACGAGAGCTTGTTCTGGAACTGATTCAAACGGAACTAAGAGGAATACTCATCTATTCCTCTAATCCCGAAGCTGCGAAGGGCTATCTCGGGGAAATTCGCAAAAAAGCGATTCCGTTCGTGATGCTCGATCGTTCCCCTTCCGGCTATCCGGTCAACGTCGTCACCTGTAACAACCACGACGGAGCTTATGAAGCAGTAGAATACTTGATAAAACAAGGTCATCGCCGAATCGGATTTGCTGCTTACGACTACCACCTGAGCCCGGAGGTTGACAGATATAACGGCTATTGCAACGCCATGTCGAATGCGTCCCTTCCGATACCCGAATCGCTCTTGTTCCTGGACAAGGAATTGGACTACGCCGCGCTTGCGCGCCTTATCCAAATTGGAGAGCTGACCGCGCTGTTCTGCGCGAACGACAAGCGGGCCCTAGAGGTAATCGAACAGCTCACCGCACTTGACATTCGTATCCCCGAACAAGTATCCCTAATGGGCTTTGACGATTTTGAAAGCTCCAAATTCGCCAAGATCGCTTTGAGCACAGTGAAGCAATATTTCGACGTCCTCGGCTATGAAAGCGCCAAGCTGCTGTT
- a CDS encoding MTP-1 family protein: MNLLEQRQQFEANKRIYESAKLVFRGVEGFDVYNPSIPFEWNGRRYIYGRVEKRHEWARSWVRLFEESGPDEWTAVPNTMIYQLEDPYISVINKQLVLGGTHVRNKQGRLDTFYGYFYKGRDLHDLYYFTTGPDYMKDIRLVELRDGRIGVFSRPRSEEVRKQFGSESLVGFTVIDSLDALSPEVIKNAPYISGLFRKDEWGGCNQAYLLESGKIGVIGHICYAQGDTSTYMNMAFVLDPQTNQFSDLNIIGTRPCYPDGPAKKAHLTDCAFTAGIEMRPDGKVNLYSGIGDTGAARIVIDYPFEKEGAIVTL, from the coding sequence ATGAACTTATTGGAACAGCGTCAGCAATTCGAAGCAAACAAACGCATTTATGAAAGCGCCAAGCTTGTCTTTCGCGGAGTCGAAGGCTTCGATGTTTACAATCCTTCGATTCCGTTCGAATGGAACGGCAGGCGCTACATATACGGACGCGTGGAGAAACGCCATGAGTGGGCGAGATCTTGGGTTCGCCTGTTCGAGGAGAGCGGACCGGACGAGTGGACAGCCGTCCCGAATACGATGATTTATCAGCTTGAAGATCCTTATATTAGCGTGATCAACAAACAGCTCGTACTAGGCGGCACGCACGTTCGTAACAAACAGGGGCGGCTTGATACTTTCTACGGCTATTTCTACAAAGGCCGCGATCTTCATGATCTTTACTACTTCACGACCGGTCCGGATTATATGAAGGATATTCGGCTCGTAGAGCTCCGAGACGGTAGGATCGGCGTCTTCTCAAGACCACGCAGCGAAGAAGTACGCAAGCAATTCGGAAGCGAATCCTTAGTGGGATTCACTGTCATCGACAGCCTAGACGCACTGTCACCGGAAGTCATCAAGAACGCCCCATATATCAGTGGACTGTTCCGCAAGGATGAGTGGGGCGGCTGCAACCAGGCCTACTTACTCGAAAGCGGGAAGATCGGCGTCATCGGCCATATCTGCTATGCTCAGGGAGATACATCGACTTACATGAACATGGCTTTCGTACTGGACCCGCAGACGAATCAATTTTCGGATTTGAACATCATCGGCACCCGTCCTTGTTATCCGGATGGCCCCGCCAAGAAGGCACATTTGACCGACTGCGCGTTCACCGCCGGCATTGAAATGCGTCCCGACGGCAAGGTCAATCTGTACAGCGGCATCGGCGATACCGGAGCAGCGCGTATCGTCATCGACTACCCGTTCGAAAAGGAAGGCGCTATTGTAACCTTATGA
- a CDS encoding SGNH/GDSL hydrolase family protein: protein MKLKEGQRLVMIGDSITDCERKYPYGEGLFQGVGKGYAALVDGMLQAAYPELSIRVTNMGIGGNTVRDLQARWQTDVLDLNPDWLTVMIGINDVWRRFDQPAIPESHVSLEEYEQTLEELVRSALPGLEGLVIMTPFYLEPNDQDRMRSRMDEFGRAAKRVAERVGALFVDTQAAFASHFEYVHPTALASDRVHPSLTGHLLLARALLEAIGFDWSRMRVGS from the coding sequence ATGAAGCTGAAAGAAGGGCAACGCCTAGTCATGATCGGCGACTCGATCACGGACTGCGAACGTAAATATCCGTACGGGGAAGGGTTGTTCCAGGGCGTCGGCAAAGGGTATGCCGCACTTGTGGACGGGATGCTGCAGGCGGCATATCCCGAGCTCTCCATTCGCGTGACGAATATGGGCATCGGCGGCAATACGGTTCGGGATTTGCAGGCCAGATGGCAGACGGACGTACTGGATCTGAATCCGGATTGGTTAACGGTTATGATCGGCATCAACGATGTATGGCGGCGGTTCGACCAACCTGCTATCCCGGAGTCGCATGTGAGCCTTGAAGAATATGAACAGACCCTGGAAGAGCTGGTGCGATCGGCACTTCCCGGCTTGGAGGGACTCGTGATTATGACACCGTTCTATCTGGAGCCGAATGACCAAGATCGCATGCGCAGCCGGATGGACGAGTTCGGACGGGCTGCCAAGCGGGTTGCGGAGCGGGTAGGTGCATTGTTTGTGGATACGCAGGCTGCTTTCGCCAGCCATTTCGAATACGTGCATCCGACTGCGCTGGCGTCCGACCGGGTGCATCCGAGCTTGACGGGGCATCTGCTGCTTGCGCGCGCACTGCTGGAGGCGATCGGCTTCGATTGGTCGCGCATGCGAGTCGGATCCTGA